A region from the Pogoniulus pusillus isolate bPogPus1 chromosome 13, bPogPus1.pri, whole genome shotgun sequence genome encodes:
- the TEX47 gene encoding testis-expressed protein 47 isoform X2 has translation MSEQAPGPSRPSMPEPAALERQSLLAVRQERLRPNRLPLHRLLVVARLAQGVSAATVADYYRELFENILEDHSGENISVLQQHHPSHHPGFSLSPESRPQDDTEEDMDESVHTLAPDLLIPPETVDYLCHAEECSSPEDFLRIYLSPSQVALDSETVWPVPSHLSA, from the exons ATGTCGGAGCAGGCTCCGGGGCCGAGCCGGCCGAGCATGCCGGAGCCCGCGGCGCTGGAGCGGCAGAGCCTGCTGGCCGTGCGGCAGGAGCGGCTGAGGCCG AACCGGCTCCcgctgcacaggctgctggtggtggcccGGCTGGCGCAGGGGGTGTCGGCTGCGACGGTGGCAG ATTATTACAGAGAACTGTTTGAAAACATCTTGGAGGACCACTCAGGAGAGAACATCTCAG tcctgcagcagcaccatccaTCTCATCATCCAGGATTTAGCCTCTCTCCAGAATCAAGGCCACAG GATGACACTGAGGAGGACATGGATGAGAGTGTGCACACTCTAGCACCTGACCTGCTGATCCCACCAGAGACAGTTGATTACTTGTGCCATGCTGAAGAATGTTCAAGTCCAGAAGATTTCCTAAGGATTTATTTAAGTCCGTCACAAGTTGCCTTGGATTCAG AGACTGTGTGGCCTGTTCCTTCTCATTTATCTGCATGA
- the TEX47 gene encoding testis-expressed protein 47 isoform X1 gives MSEQAPGPSRPSMPEPAALERQSLLAVRQERLRPNRLPLHRLLVVARLAQGVSAATVADYYRELFENILEDHSGENISGLLLVHPSCIFHLVESCSSTIHLIIQDLASLQNQGHSALLQEIKVLLVAHNIPTRLCPDWYAATATAAVTRPQSSPPAESTAEVVAECLALLPQVAACIQSLEDDTEEDMDESVHTLAPDLLIPPETVDYLCHAEECSSPEDFLRIYLSPSQVALDSETVWPVPSHLSA, from the exons ATGTCGGAGCAGGCTCCGGGGCCGAGCCGGCCGAGCATGCCGGAGCCCGCGGCGCTGGAGCGGCAGAGCCTGCTGGCCGTGCGGCAGGAGCGGCTGAGGCCG AACCGGCTCCcgctgcacaggctgctggtggtggcccGGCTGGCGCAGGGGGTGTCGGCTGCGACGGTGGCAG ATTATTACAGAGAACTGTTTGAAAACATCTTGGAGGACCACTCAGGAGAGAACATCTCAGGTCTGCTGCTTGTCCATCCCAGCTGCATTTTTCACCTGGTAGAA tcctgcagcagcaccatccaTCTCATCATCCAGGATTTAGCCTCTCTCCAGAATCAAGGCCACAG TGCCTTACTCCAGGAAATTAAAGTTCTGCTGGTGGCACACAACATCCccaccaggctgtgcccagactGGTATGCGGCAACAGCGACAGCTGCTGTGACACGGCCACAGAGCTCTCCACCAGCAGAGTCTACAGCAGAGGTGGTGGCAGAGTGCCTTGCCCTCCTACCTCAAGTGGCAGCCTGCATTCAGAGTCTTGAG GATGACACTGAGGAGGACATGGATGAGAGTGTGCACACTCTAGCACCTGACCTGCTGATCCCACCAGAGACAGTTGATTACTTGTGCCATGCTGAAGAATGTTCAAGTCCAGAAGATTTCCTAAGGATTTATTTAAGTCCGTCACAAGTTGCCTTGGATTCAG AGACTGTGTGGCCTGTTCCTTCTCATTTATCTGCATGA
- the TEX47 gene encoding testis-expressed protein 47 isoform X3 yields the protein MSEQAPGPSRPSMPEPAALERQSLLAVRQERLRPNRLPLHRLLVVARLAQGVSAATVAVLQQHHPSHHPGFSLSPESRPQDDTEEDMDESVHTLAPDLLIPPETVDYLCHAEECSSPEDFLRIYLSPSQVALDSETVWPVPSHLSA from the exons ATGTCGGAGCAGGCTCCGGGGCCGAGCCGGCCGAGCATGCCGGAGCCCGCGGCGCTGGAGCGGCAGAGCCTGCTGGCCGTGCGGCAGGAGCGGCTGAGGCCG AACCGGCTCCcgctgcacaggctgctggtggtggcccGGCTGGCGCAGGGGGTGTCGGCTGCGACGGTGGCAG tcctgcagcagcaccatccaTCTCATCATCCAGGATTTAGCCTCTCTCCAGAATCAAGGCCACAG GATGACACTGAGGAGGACATGGATGAGAGTGTGCACACTCTAGCACCTGACCTGCTGATCCCACCAGAGACAGTTGATTACTTGTGCCATGCTGAAGAATGTTCAAGTCCAGAAGATTTCCTAAGGATTTATTTAAGTCCGTCACAAGTTGCCTTGGATTCAG AGACTGTGTGGCCTGTTCCTTCTCATTTATCTGCATGA